A portion of the Adhaeribacter radiodurans genome contains these proteins:
- the purD gene encoding phosphoribosylamine--glycine ligase: MNILIIGSGGREHALAWKLKQSQYCERIFVAPGNAGTAEIATNVDISITNFKELAKFADDFNIMMVVVGQEAALVDGIHDYFQSLDYLKHILVIGPCKAGAQLEGSKDFSKRFMQQYNIPTARYQTFTVDSFQEGLTYLQNHAYPVVLKADGLAAGKGVVIAGSYEEAAAELQAMLQGQKFGAASSKVVIEEFLQGIEVSVFILTDGKEYVLLPEAKDYKRIGEGDTGLNTGGMGAISPVPFANEIFMQKVRERIIQPTLQGLQTENIPYSGFIFIGLINVNSEPYVIEYNVRLGDPETEAILPRIKSDLFELFRALHDHELQNFRLEIDPRTAATIMLVAEGYPGDYRKGDEISGLDQPTEALLFQAGTTLTEDKKILTNGGRVLAVTGLGNNITEALEQARQSAEKITWAGRNYRRDIGFDLR, encoded by the coding sequence ATGAACATACTCATCATCGGATCAGGCGGCAGAGAACATGCGCTGGCCTGGAAGCTGAAACAAAGTCAATACTGCGAGCGCATTTTTGTTGCTCCTGGCAATGCTGGTACCGCCGAAATAGCTACTAACGTAGATATTTCTATCACTAACTTTAAGGAACTGGCCAAATTTGCTGACGATTTTAACATTATGATGGTGGTGGTAGGGCAGGAGGCCGCTTTAGTAGATGGCATTCATGATTACTTTCAAAGTTTAGATTATTTAAAGCATATTCTGGTAATTGGGCCATGTAAAGCAGGAGCGCAGTTAGAAGGCAGCAAAGATTTTTCGAAGCGCTTTATGCAGCAATACAATATTCCTACGGCCCGGTACCAAACTTTTACGGTTGACTCTTTTCAGGAAGGCCTTACTTATTTACAAAATCATGCGTACCCGGTAGTACTAAAAGCCGATGGTTTAGCAGCCGGAAAAGGAGTAGTAATTGCGGGTTCGTACGAAGAAGCGGCCGCTGAACTCCAGGCTATGCTGCAAGGACAAAAATTTGGGGCAGCGAGTAGTAAAGTAGTAATCGAAGAGTTTTTGCAGGGCATTGAAGTATCGGTATTTATTTTAACCGATGGTAAAGAATACGTGCTATTGCCGGAAGCTAAAGATTACAAACGTATTGGCGAGGGAGATACCGGCTTAAATACGGGTGGTATGGGCGCTATTTCACCGGTGCCGTTTGCCAACGAAATTTTTATGCAAAAAGTTCGAGAACGCATTATTCAACCAACTTTACAAGGTTTGCAAACCGAGAATATACCGTATAGCGGTTTTATTTTTATTGGATTGATAAATGTAAACAGCGAACCTTACGTGATTGAATATAACGTGCGCCTGGGCGATCCGGAAACCGAAGCCATTTTACCCCGCATAAAATCAGATTTATTCGAACTGTTTAGAGCTTTACACGACCACGAATTGCAAAATTTCCGGTTGGAAATTGACCCACGCACGGCTGCTACTATTATGCTGGTGGCCGAAGGCTATCCGGGCGACTACCGCAAAGGCGATGAAATTTCTGGCTTAGATCAGCCCACCGAAGCTTTGCTATTTCAGGCAGGCACTACTCTAACAGAAGATAAGAAAATTTTAACTAACGGTGGACGGGTACTAGCGGTAACCGGTTTAGGAAATAATATAACAGAAGCGCTCGAGCAGGCTCGTCAATCCGCCGAAAAAATTACTTGGGCCGGTAGAAATTACCGCCGCGACATTGGATTCGACTTGCGGTAA
- a CDS encoding BrxA/BrxB family bacilliredoxin: MYPEYMVAPIREDLTSAGFEQLMTPEEVEQVLSENEGTVLVAVNSVCGCAAAKARPALKMAVASSDKRPDKLVTVFAGMEGEAVAKAREHMLPYPPSSPSIALFKNGELVHMIERYHIEGNDLTRIVDNLKGAFEDYC, from the coding sequence ATGTATCCTGAATATATGGTAGCTCCAATCCGGGAAGATTTAACCTCGGCTGGTTTTGAGCAATTAATGACCCCGGAAGAAGTAGAGCAAGTACTTTCTGAAAATGAAGGCACTGTGTTAGTAGCTGTTAATTCGGTTTGTGGCTGCGCTGCGGCTAAAGCCCGTCCGGCTTTAAAAATGGCAGTTGCTTCTAGCGATAAACGTCCGGATAAACTGGTTACTGTTTTTGCCGGTATGGAAGGCGAAGCCGTTGCGAAAGCCCGCGAACACATGCTGCCCTACCCTCCTTCTTCGCCGTCTATTGCTTTGTTTAAAAATGGCGAGTTGGTGCATATGATTGAGCGTTACCACATTGAAGGCAACGACTTAACCCGCATCGTTGATAATTTAAAAGGTGCTTTCGAAGATTATTGCTAA
- a CDS encoding penicillin acylase family protein — translation MKVIRAVLSVVLSLALIIALNTSFGVVPPIGKFLSPFVGFWQNAETRDNLKAVELPLAGLQAEVQIFYDENRVPHIFAHNNYDVYYAQGYVTAKDRLWQMEFQTYAAAGRVSEVVGSKAIEFDRYQRRMGMVYGAQQSLKAMLADARSREMLEAFTAGINAYIGQLKPSDYPLEYKLLNYAPEPWTPLKCALLLKLMAFDLAGRSDDLRMTNILRKYGPAITKDLFPDYPFREDPIVPSGTPLDFKPLPIPPVPASFSAQLAEIKRPQEPDPELGSNNWAVSAAKSATGYPILANDPHLELRLPSIWYQVQLVTPDMNVCGVSLPGAPNVIIGFNQHISWGVTNVDADVMDWYQLKFKDKTQQQYWHAHQWKPIRKVIEEIKIKGAATVFDTVSYTHHGPIVYDQSDKVFNKQAPVKHAMRWIAHDASNEMLAFYLLNRAKNYNDYRQALTFYTAPAQNFIYADDAKNIAIWPNGKFPLKWPDQGKFILDGTNPAYDWQGWIPQAHNPHVENPARGFVSSANQFSADPKQYPYYLNWQFAPAQRGIRINQRLSQMQQVTVDSMRQLQNDNLNLHAQTILPALLAAIQKEKLTKAQQQAFSVLTTWNYFNDAAQIAPSIFQEWGPALDKAIWEDEFGSTQGMELRYPSRDRTMQLILTEPQAHWFNNQNTSAKETLEQLATTTFQVAIDSLQQRYGPLGPKWQWAQVKSTDIMHLAKLPGFGKNDVLTGGGPGIVNATGPRHGPSWRMVVALGPEVQGYGVYPGGQSGNPGSFYYDNLIETWRQGKLNKLLYLKSSSEPAARQMVHLRLVKK, via the coding sequence ATGAAAGTAATACGAGCTGTTTTAAGCGTTGTCCTTAGCTTAGCCTTAATAATTGCTTTAAATACATCTTTTGGAGTGGTGCCACCAATTGGCAAATTTTTGAGTCCGTTTGTGGGCTTCTGGCAAAATGCCGAAACACGCGATAATTTAAAAGCCGTTGAATTGCCTTTAGCCGGCTTACAAGCCGAAGTACAGATTTTTTACGACGAAAATCGGGTGCCTCACATTTTTGCTCATAACAATTACGATGTGTATTATGCGCAAGGCTACGTAACGGCTAAAGACCGTCTTTGGCAAATGGAATTTCAAACCTATGCAGCCGCTGGCCGGGTATCTGAAGTGGTTGGCTCTAAGGCCATTGAGTTTGATCGCTACCAACGCCGGATGGGAATGGTATATGGCGCCCAGCAATCGTTAAAAGCCATGCTTGCCGATGCTCGGTCGCGAGAAATGTTGGAAGCCTTTACTGCCGGAATTAACGCTTATATTGGGCAATTAAAACCCAGCGATTACCCCTTAGAATACAAGTTACTCAACTACGCCCCGGAACCCTGGACACCCCTTAAATGTGCTTTGTTGCTTAAGTTAATGGCCTTTGATCTGGCTGGCCGCAGCGATGATCTGCGCATGACAAATATTTTGCGTAAGTACGGGCCAGCCATTACCAAAGATTTATTCCCGGATTATCCTTTCCGGGAAGATCCGATTGTGCCTTCGGGTACTCCCTTAGATTTTAAGCCATTGCCAATACCTCCCGTACCTGCTTCTTTCTCGGCTCAGCTAGCAGAAATTAAACGACCACAAGAACCCGATCCGGAGTTAGGTAGTAATAATTGGGCCGTTTCAGCGGCAAAGTCAGCTACGGGTTATCCTATTTTGGCCAACGATCCTCACCTGGAATTAAGGTTACCTTCTATCTGGTACCAGGTGCAATTAGTAACTCCTGATATGAATGTGTGCGGTGTTTCGCTGCCGGGCGCGCCTAACGTTATTATTGGTTTTAACCAGCACATTAGTTGGGGGGTTACCAATGTAGATGCCGACGTAATGGATTGGTACCAGCTAAAATTTAAAGATAAAACCCAACAGCAATACTGGCATGCCCATCAATGGAAACCTATCCGGAAAGTAATAGAAGAAATTAAAATTAAAGGAGCAGCAACAGTATTCGATACAGTTTCATACACTCATCATGGCCCCATTGTTTACGATCAATCCGACAAGGTTTTTAATAAGCAAGCACCCGTAAAACATGCCATGCGCTGGATTGCCCACGATGCCTCGAACGAAATGCTGGCATTTTATCTCTTAAACCGGGCTAAGAATTACAACGATTACCGCCAGGCCCTCACTTTTTATACCGCACCAGCCCAGAACTTTATTTACGCCGATGACGCTAAAAATATTGCTATTTGGCCCAATGGTAAATTTCCGCTGAAGTGGCCAGACCAAGGCAAATTTATTCTGGATGGTACTAATCCGGCTTACGATTGGCAAGGTTGGATTCCGCAAGCACATAACCCGCACGTAGAAAACCCGGCACGGGGTTTTGTTAGTTCGGCCAATCAATTTTCCGCCGATCCGAAGCAGTATCCTTATTATTTAAATTGGCAGTTTGCTCCGGCTCAACGCGGCATCCGGATTAATCAGCGGCTCTCGCAAATGCAACAGGTAACTGTAGATAGTATGCGCCAATTGCAGAATGATAACTTAAACCTGCACGCCCAAACTATTTTACCGGCTTTACTGGCGGCCATACAAAAAGAAAAATTAACTAAAGCGCAGCAACAGGCCTTTTCGGTGCTAACTACCTGGAATTACTTTAACGATGCCGCCCAAATAGCACCCAGTATATTTCAGGAATGGGGACCTGCCCTGGATAAAGCCATTTGGGAAGATGAATTTGGAAGCACACAAGGAATGGAGTTGCGTTATCCGAGCCGCGACCGCACGATGCAGCTTATTTTAACCGAGCCACAAGCGCACTGGTTTAATAACCAAAATACTTCGGCCAAAGAAACGCTGGAACAATTAGCTACTACTACTTTTCAGGTGGCTATCGATTCGTTGCAGCAACGCTATGGGCCGCTTGGTCCAAAATGGCAATGGGCTCAAGTAAAAAGTACGGATATTATGCACCTAGCGAAGCTTCCCGGTTTCGGGAAAAACGATGTATTAACGGGTGGTGGCCCCGGAATTGTAAACGCTACCGGCCCGAGACATGGTCCGTCGTGGCGTATGGTGGTAGCGTTAGGCCCGGAAGTGCAAGGGTATGGCGTTTATCCGGGTGGGCAATCTGGTAATCCGGGAAGTTTTTACTACGATAACTTAATTGAAACCTGGCGACAGGGCAAATTAAATAAATTGCTTTACCTTAAATCTTCTTCAGAGCCGGCTGCCCGGCAAATGGTGCATTTGCGTTTAGTAAAAAAGTAA
- a CDS encoding polysaccharide lyase: MKKSTCLFVGLAFSTTFGFLPGCQSSGNQEEKTETATEKLEIRQPVIQSAVDSTPAIPDTVKEITAKVPEKLPATATKLVAQEPVKQKTTPPWKKNNSPAKPKKVVPAPSQLPIERANLRAEVNFAQGVPKNLRKQVTTAHGLTLDNQKTWKGQPLARFELTPDDVAQGVVRSEILLQPDNEAEVKYGWVMYFPKEYWDPSDEFDIVMQLHGYDDKHLGEKARNPQFALHVHKDHLKVTIHHSDLPVNTNKTDIDEKFDLGPLLKDKFLEMVLEIKHTYEPDGYARLFINGKKVMDYEGGTTFNDKRKYPYFKAGIYNRKVQLPRVVYISNIRHGNSKSSYKDVAP, translated from the coding sequence ATGAAAAAATCAACTTGCCTGTTTGTTGGGCTCGCGTTTAGTACCACATTTGGATTTTTACCCGGCTGCCAATCATCGGGCAATCAGGAAGAGAAAACCGAAACTGCCACCGAAAAACTAGAAATAAGGCAACCGGTTATTCAATCGGCAGTAGATTCAACTCCGGCCATTCCTGATACCGTAAAAGAAATAACCGCAAAAGTTCCGGAAAAGCTTCCGGCAACTGCCACCAAATTAGTAGCTCAGGAGCCGGTTAAACAAAAAACAACTCCTCCCTGGAAAAAAAATAATTCACCGGCTAAACCTAAAAAGGTAGTACCTGCTCCATCGCAGTTGCCTATTGAACGCGCTAATTTAAGAGCGGAAGTAAACTTTGCTCAGGGAGTGCCTAAGAATTTACGGAAACAAGTTACTACTGCGCATGGCTTAACTTTAGATAATCAAAAAACCTGGAAAGGCCAGCCGCTCGCCCGCTTTGAACTCACCCCCGATGACGTGGCACAAGGAGTAGTACGTTCCGAAATTTTACTACAACCCGATAACGAAGCCGAAGTAAAGTACGGTTGGGTCATGTATTTTCCGAAAGAATACTGGGATCCGTCGGATGAGTTTGATATTGTAATGCAGTTGCACGGCTACGATGACAAGCATTTAGGTGAAAAAGCCCGTAATCCGCAGTTTGCCCTGCACGTGCATAAAGACCATTTAAAAGTTACCATTCACCATTCGGACTTGCCGGTAAATACAAATAAAACTGATATCGATGAAAAGTTTGATTTAGGACCACTGCTGAAAGATAAATTCCTGGAAATGGTTTTGGAAATAAAGCACACTTACGAACCAGACGGATATGCCCGGTTATTCATCAACGGCAAAAAAGTAATGGATTATGAGGGCGGCACTACCTTTAACGATAAACGTAAATATCCTTACTTTAAAGCGGGTATTTACAACCGCAAAGTGCAGTTGCCCCGCGTGGTTTATATTTCCAATATCCGGCACGGCAACTCTAAGTCCAGTTACAAAGATGTAGCGCCTTAA
- a CDS encoding Dabb family protein — protein MQKLTILLFLNFILISACTPKTFTSTPQEKRTVHLPAEAQIQRIVCFKFKAGTTPEAIKQHMRGFANLQDSISYILSYQVGPTVLGDLTEKPEYDVMHYCTYRSEEEIKLYSVHPVHQRFIKQNQGIWEKVLVINSRIIN, from the coding sequence ATGCAAAAATTAACAATTCTACTCTTTTTAAATTTTATTCTGATTTCAGCTTGTACTCCCAAAACCTTTACTTCTACTCCACAAGAGAAGCGTACAGTACATCTACCGGCAGAAGCCCAAATTCAACGGATAGTTTGTTTTAAATTTAAAGCAGGCACTACTCCCGAAGCCATTAAACAACACATGCGTGGTTTTGCTAACCTACAAGACAGCATTTCCTATATTCTGTCTTATCAGGTGGGGCCAACTGTGCTCGGCGACTTAACGGAAAAACCAGAATACGATGTAATGCATTATTGTACTTACCGCAGCGAAGAAGAAATAAAGCTTTATTCCGTTCACCCGGTACACCAGCGATTTATAAAGCAAAATCAAGGCATTTGGGAAAAAGTTTTGGTTATTAATTCCCGCATAATAAATTAA
- a CDS encoding glycoside hydrolase family 9 protein — protein sequence MESRTILYNSVNQFYRIKNGYSGLSCTRYSAKVKKILLLLFFLNILSGISALRAQRLSRDLDVVLLTNQVGYLPEATKTVLTKGTEKRNFEVVEVTTGQVAYQGTLVPQPGDFGNYLTADFSKLIKEGRYYLRADTLRSFPFSISREVYQTPINMVIGYFSLQRCGASSTGYLTPCHVDDGIRFDNGKHQDVSGGWHDASDLRKWVSATIYGVMGLARTYELQEPAYQKAILEELRWGNQYFLKMQEPLGYVMDFIGGDLKKHSDNNRWTDNKIASGGTPINLVTPNAGTSKQLMLVAANHDDRIIQTQPVDMMAQYNFITSEALMARITEKIDPTYAKKCLEAAKKCYDWSLKSGRDSSVANAGAALQATIEMYKTTKQATYQKRAVELARQLSKMQAKSSAKEVSGFFYTALASQEPYKNIWNGPQAFIGLSDLVQLFPKDKDVALWKGMIKNYAENYLLLLAGKNSFNIVPWGLYDKKDPGGDRKAGKYWYRYFMEPEQEWWVGINSNLASAGVGLVKAAVVLKDDRMKAIAQKQLDWILGSNPFSSSTMAGVGYNHPPHFGGSSFLPNTPVLPGAVLNGLGGDHSDMPVTGKGDWQISEYWTPMVAYTLWLMAELSAGN from the coding sequence ATGGAAAGCAGAACTATACTCTACAATTCAGTAAACCAATTTTACCGGATAAAAAATGGCTATAGTGGTTTGAGTTGTACAAGATATAGCGCTAAAGTAAAAAAGATACTCCTGCTTTTATTTTTTCTTAATATCCTGAGTGGTATTTCTGCGCTGCGGGCGCAGCGTCTTTCTCGCGATTTGGACGTTGTTTTGTTAACTAACCAGGTAGGTTACCTTCCTGAGGCTACTAAAACGGTGTTAACTAAAGGTACCGAAAAAAGAAATTTTGAGGTGGTAGAAGTTACTACTGGCCAAGTTGCCTACCAGGGTACGCTTGTTCCGCAGCCCGGCGATTTTGGTAATTACCTTACCGCCGATTTTAGCAAGTTAATAAAAGAGGGCCGCTATTACTTGCGGGCCGATACATTGCGGTCTTTTCCTTTTAGTATTTCCCGCGAGGTTTATCAAACACCGATTAATATGGTAATTGGCTATTTCTCTTTGCAACGATGCGGCGCCAGTTCCACCGGTTATTTAACGCCCTGCCACGTAGATGATGGAATTCGTTTTGATAATGGCAAGCACCAGGATGTTTCGGGTGGGTGGCACGATGCGAGTGATTTGCGAAAATGGGTGTCGGCTACCATTTACGGAGTAATGGGTTTGGCCAGAACGTATGAGTTACAAGAACCTGCTTACCAAAAAGCTATCTTAGAGGAATTGCGCTGGGGAAATCAGTATTTTTTAAAAATGCAGGAGCCATTAGGTTACGTAATGGATTTTATTGGTGGCGATTTAAAAAAGCATTCCGATAATAACCGTTGGACGGATAATAAAATAGCTAGCGGAGGCACTCCTATTAACCTGGTAACACCCAACGCCGGTACCTCCAAACAACTCATGCTGGTTGCCGCCAACCACGACGACCGTATTATTCAAACGCAGCCCGTAGATATGATGGCGCAATATAATTTTATAACTTCCGAAGCTCTAATGGCACGTATCACCGAAAAAATTGATCCGACTTATGCTAAAAAATGCCTGGAGGCTGCCAAAAAATGTTACGATTGGAGTTTAAAATCAGGACGTGACTCTTCTGTTGCCAATGCAGGAGCGGCGTTGCAAGCCACCATTGAAATGTACAAAACCACTAAACAAGCTACCTATCAGAAAAGAGCAGTAGAGCTCGCCCGGCAATTAAGCAAAATGCAAGCAAAAAGTTCGGCAAAAGAGGTTTCGGGCTTTTTTTATACGGCACTCGCCAGCCAGGAGCCTTACAAAAATATCTGGAATGGCCCGCAGGCTTTTATTGGTTTAAGTGATTTGGTGCAACTATTTCCGAAAGATAAAGATGTTGCTTTATGGAAAGGTATGATAAAGAATTATGCTGAAAATTATTTATTGTTACTCGCCGGTAAAAACAGTTTCAACATTGTGCCCTGGGGTTTGTATGATAAAAAAGATCCCGGCGGAGACCGTAAAGCCGGAAAATACTGGTACCGCTATTTTATGGAACCGGAACAGGAATGGTGGGTTGGTATTAATTCTAATCTGGCTTCGGCGGGGGTTGGTCTAGTAAAAGCAGCTGTTGTTTTAAAAGACGATCGGATGAAAGCAATTGCCCAAAAACAACTGGACTGGATTCTCGGTTCTAACCCGTTCAGCAGCTCCACTATGGCAGGAGTTGGTTACAACCATCCGCCGCATTTTGGCGGCTCGTCTTTTCTGCCCAATACGCCCGTATTACCCGGCGCCGTGCTAAACGGTTTAGGCGGCGACCATTCTGATATGCCCGTAACAGGAAAAGGAGATTGGCAGATTTCTGAGTATTGGACCCCTATGGTAGCTTATACTTTATGGTTAATGGCAGAATTATCGGCGGGTAATTAA